A stretch of Argiope bruennichi chromosome 10, qqArgBrue1.1, whole genome shotgun sequence DNA encodes these proteins:
- the LOC129988074 gene encoding uncharacterized protein LOC129988074 isoform X1 produces MLSAVLCLQLERSQIWSFYNIFDGLLEDCQSIFFFFCSINPVCVAIFERKLHTYKSSGTMRKTLIDGFGNDISLNIHQINQGNKEYLPKAKESFVHTVTDFSKRFFLVEDIFPLLNNEPKSDHQLCGKGSFNIYLKDFKSKFRKNFYVAVMGLKKKLLYEETTKLLSSDILSEFGRTTSKIGMILLKLIFPAELINLKEYQILLKILPSYVGEQQNYCNELSLHKQGGLLQCHQKHLSYNQSDAEKETIFSTYLEEYNNEMIPFEDSLFNIQIDLRNEEDVSEKLTHFCCDQENKCVEILSENILFHTDEKEFRKEQGYFKKSVRFIDDQEIINNKISLFQEVSWDSNQVHLDNKQEFNEKSTCFDADQKNVSYEISSFKDGVLVHDELDTENAYSEKSACEISEQMNFYKEFALSENTFSNLNQNNESQVPTFSQILQKDNYFENLNSFCEECNSYSRQIDAEIELPEMAAGKYDVQMTSGLVKHADWNRVSVPFDSSALNKMILKY; encoded by the coding sequence ATGCTGTCAGCTGTCCTATGTCTTCAACTAGAAAGAAGCCAAATATggagtttttataatattttcgatGGTCTTTTGGAGGATTGTCAATcgatattctttttcttttgttctatTAATCCAGTATGTGTTGCCATATTTGAAAGGAAACTTCATACATATAAATCTTCCGGCACGATGCGGAAAACTTTAATTGACGGATTTGGAAACGATATATCACTCAACATTCACCAGATAAATCAGGGAAATAAGGAATACTTGCCAAAAGCCAAAGAGTCCTTTGTCCACACGGTCACGGATTTTTCTAAAAGGTTCTTTCTTGTCGAAGATATATTTCCGCTTTTGAACAATGAACCTAAATCTGATCATCAATTATGTGGAAAAGGCTCTTTTAACATTtatctgaaagattttaaaagcaaatttagaaAGAACTTTTATGTTGCAGTTATGGGTTTGAAAAAGAAGCTTTTATACGAGGAAACTACAAAACTATTGAGTAGTGATATCCTCTCTGAATTTGGGCGGACTACGTCCAAAATTGGAATGATATTGTTGAAACTGATATTTCCTGCGGAGCTAATAAACTTGAAGGAATAtcaaattcttcttaaaattttaccatcCTACGTAGGAGAGCAGCAGAATTACTGTAATGAACTTTCATTACACAAACAGGGAGGACTTCTACAATGCCATCAGAAGCATTTAAGTTATAACCAGAGCGATGCTGAAAAAGAGACAATTTTCAGCACTTACCTGGAGGAATACAATAATGAAATGATACCATTCGAAGATTCTTTGTTCAATATTCAAATCGACCTGAGAAATGAGGAGgatgtttcagaaaaattaacacatttttgcTGTGATCAAGAAAATAAGTGTGTTGAAATTTTAtccgaaaatatattatttcatactgATGAGAAGGAATTCAGAAAAGAAcagggatattttaaaaaatccgtgCGTTTTATTGATGACcaggaaattataaataacaaaatttcactaTTCCAAGAAGTATCATGGGATAGCAATCAAGTGCACTTGGACAATAAAcaggaatttaatgaaaaatcaacaTGTTTCGATGCTGATCAGAAAAACGTTAGttatgaaatttcatcatttaaagaTGGAGTACTTGTTCATGATGAACTGGATACTGAGAATGCATATTCTGAAAAATCAGCATGCGAGATTTCTGAACAGAtgaatttttataaggaatttgcATTGTCTGAAAACACATTTTCTAATCTTAATCAAAACAATGAATCTCAAGTGCCCACCTTTTCACAAATTTTacagaaagataattattttgaaaatttaaattcattttgtgaaGAATGCAATTCTTATTCAAGACAAATAGATGCTGAGATTGAACTACCAGAg
- the LOC129987525 gene encoding uncharacterized protein LOC129987525 produces the protein MFQRSPRKSLRQVSREVGISKSYVHRIMKRCQWRSYIPRLVHALNDDDPDRRVQYCDWYLERCNEDAHFPTKIVWSDEATFKLNGSINRRNCTYWGPENPHVMVDHHVNLPGITVWCGFFFFDATVTGPVYLNLLQQSVIPSIREVFEQDEFYFQQDGDT, from the coding sequence ATGTTTCAACGAAGTCCAAGAAAGTCTTTGCGGCAAGTTAGTCGTGAGGTAGGCATTTCAAAATCATATGTGCATCGCATCATGAAACGTTGTCAGTGGAGAAGCTACATTCCAAGATTAGTCCATGCTCTTAATGACGATGATCCAGACCGAAGAGTACAGTATTGCGATTGGTACTTGGAACGATGTAACGAAGATGCACACTTTCCCACAAAGATtgtgtggagtgatgaggccacatttaaattaaatggttCGATTAACAGACGCAATTGCACCTACTGGGGACCTGAGAATCCACATGTTATGGTTGACCACCATGTTAATTTACCAGGAATTACAGTGTGGTGtggctttttcttttttgatgctaCTGTGACTGGTCCTGTTTACTTGAACTTGCTGCAACAGTCTGTCATACCAAGCATTAGAGAGGTCTTTGAACAGGATGAGTTTTATTTCCAGCAAGATGGGGATACCTAA
- the LOC129988074 gene encoding uncharacterized protein LOC129988074 isoform X2: MLSAVLCLQLERSQIWSFYNIFDGLLEDCQSIFFFFCSINPVCVAIFERKLHTYKSSGTMRKTLIDGFGNDISLNIHQINQGNKEYLPKAKESFVHTVTDFSKRFFLVEDIFPLLNNEPKSDHQLCGKGSFNIYLKDFKSKFRKNFYVAVMGLKKKLLYEETTKLLSSDILSEFGRTTSKIGMILLKLIFPAELINLKEYQILLKILPSYVGEQQNYCNELSLHKQGGLLQCHQKHLSYNQSDAEKETIFSTYLEEYNNEMIPFEDSLFNIQIDLRNEEDVSEKLTHFCCDQENKCVEILSENILFHTDEKEFRKEQGYFKKSVRFIDDQEIINNKISLFQEVSWDSNQVHLDNKQEFNEKSTCFDADQKNVSYEISSFKDGVLVHDELDTENAYSEKSACEISEQMNFYKEFALSENTFSNLNQNNESQVPTFSQILQKDNYFENLNSFCEECNSYSRQIDAEIELPEFQPSDSPTRHEGTQI, from the coding sequence ATGCTGTCAGCTGTCCTATGTCTTCAACTAGAAAGAAGCCAAATATggagtttttataatattttcgatGGTCTTTTGGAGGATTGTCAATcgatattctttttcttttgttctatTAATCCAGTATGTGTTGCCATATTTGAAAGGAAACTTCATACATATAAATCTTCCGGCACGATGCGGAAAACTTTAATTGACGGATTTGGAAACGATATATCACTCAACATTCACCAGATAAATCAGGGAAATAAGGAATACTTGCCAAAAGCCAAAGAGTCCTTTGTCCACACGGTCACGGATTTTTCTAAAAGGTTCTTTCTTGTCGAAGATATATTTCCGCTTTTGAACAATGAACCTAAATCTGATCATCAATTATGTGGAAAAGGCTCTTTTAACATTtatctgaaagattttaaaagcaaatttagaaAGAACTTTTATGTTGCAGTTATGGGTTTGAAAAAGAAGCTTTTATACGAGGAAACTACAAAACTATTGAGTAGTGATATCCTCTCTGAATTTGGGCGGACTACGTCCAAAATTGGAATGATATTGTTGAAACTGATATTTCCTGCGGAGCTAATAAACTTGAAGGAATAtcaaattcttcttaaaattttaccatcCTACGTAGGAGAGCAGCAGAATTACTGTAATGAACTTTCATTACACAAACAGGGAGGACTTCTACAATGCCATCAGAAGCATTTAAGTTATAACCAGAGCGATGCTGAAAAAGAGACAATTTTCAGCACTTACCTGGAGGAATACAATAATGAAATGATACCATTCGAAGATTCTTTGTTCAATATTCAAATCGACCTGAGAAATGAGGAGgatgtttcagaaaaattaacacatttttgcTGTGATCAAGAAAATAAGTGTGTTGAAATTTTAtccgaaaatatattatttcatactgATGAGAAGGAATTCAGAAAAGAAcagggatattttaaaaaatccgtgCGTTTTATTGATGACcaggaaattataaataacaaaatttcactaTTCCAAGAAGTATCATGGGATAGCAATCAAGTGCACTTGGACAATAAAcaggaatttaatgaaaaatcaacaTGTTTCGATGCTGATCAGAAAAACGTTAGttatgaaatttcatcatttaaagaTGGAGTACTTGTTCATGATGAACTGGATACTGAGAATGCATATTCTGAAAAATCAGCATGCGAGATTTCTGAACAGAtgaatttttataaggaatttgcATTGTCTGAAAACACATTTTCTAATCTTAATCAAAACAATGAATCTCAAGTGCCCACCTTTTCACAAATTTTacagaaagataattattttgaaaatttaaattcattttgtgaaGAATGCAATTCTTATTCAAGACAAATAGATGCTGAGATTGAACTACCAGAg